GGAGGTCTCACTCCTTCCCCAGGTTTTGTACTTGTTGAATTGTTGTTGTTAAAttcaaacactttttaaaaatctttattaataaattaCAACACCAGATATCAACATATAAAACTAATGTACAGATGTTTAACACTCAGGAAAATAACGTTCAGTTCAGACAGCGGCTCAGCGCGCTCGGTGCTACGtcacaacaggaagtgaagtaCCACTTCTCGCGGGACTGCGTGCAGCTATAAATCCCTCCGCGGCCGGCGCTCGCTCTCTTCTTTCTCGCGTTAGCGGTGAAGGTGCAACAGTAATCGGTCGTCCCGAAGCCGGGTTCATCCGACACCCTCACCAACCCAGCTGAACTGAGCTCACCCTTCGCAGCAACATGCCTCCTAAATTCGACCCCAGCGAGGTTAAAATCGGTACGTTTCTCAGAGACGGGCGGGTAGAATAACCGACATGGAGCCGCTCTGCCGCGGCTGCCTCCGCGCCCCGCGGCCTGTGAGCGGAGAGCAGAACACGGTAAAGACGGGCAGAACCCACCGGGACAGAAACcggaggagggtgtgtgtgtctgtggaccaTGGTGTGATGCAAACGGAGCAGCCGTGAAGGGTCAGGGCGGCCGTGAAGGGTCAGGGGGGACTGCGCTGCTCCACGTGGAGAAGCTAGCTAGCTGCTGATGCTAACGTTAGTGTCTGAGGGAGGAGCCTGGAAGTGatgctgagctgctgcaggccgCTTAGACTGTACCTTAATAAGTTATCTGCGTCTATCTATTGATACACAACATGTAAATCTTATTGATAAGTCAAACTATTACTTACGATGGTTAATACAGATTTCTTTGTGGAGGGCTGTAGCCTGCTGTGTGTTAACGTCAGTGGGCACAGATTGGTAATGAAGATCAGAATCAATACTTTCACAGGTTAACTTTAGATTAATTCAGACACTGCAGGTAGAACTTTAACTGTTAGTTAATTCAATACAAACTAAACTGAAACGATGGGGTGACGGCCGGATGGAAGCACCTTAAACACTGgacatttaaagggttaactcgGTCTGTGCGGCCAGTAAAACTCTCAGTCTAAACTATTTATTGATTTGAATGTGTCCCCTTAAATTCTGTTATTGAAATGTTTGCATGACATAAATCTGCTGCAGATGAGTTTATAAAAGTGTCCCGAGGTGCTCTGCAGTCCAGATTACTAAACTACATGTCAGATTATCTACCCCCCCCAGACACTGTGTCCTCAGTCTGCATCACAGTCCAGCTCATGATGTTGATGACGGTGTGGGTTTCTGGTGGGGACATGTTGGCTCGtgccctgtgaccctgcagagCGGACGTGGTGATGAACTGTGTTCTCCCTCTTTCAGTGTACATGAGGTGCACCGGAGGAGAAGTCGGAGCCACCTCAGCCCTGGCCCCCAAAATCGGACCTCTGGGTCTGGTGAGTATTGGAGCACGTCTCTGATTGGCCGCAGCCTCCCGCCACTACACCCGTCTGTCCCAGTGGCCGGGTGGAGTCCAGTGGAGGCTCAGAGCAAACCCGGCTTTAGGAAACAGGGCTGCTCACACCGATGGACAGCTCTGTGCCGAAAAGTCCGGAACACAAGTGAAACAGCGAGTGATGTCACTTAGAACTTGACGTAATCGGATTACTTTGCTCTCTCCAGTCTCCCAAGAAAGTTGGTGACGACATCGCCAAGGCCACCGGTGACTGGAAGGGCCTGAGGATCACCGTGAAGCTGACCATCCAGAACAGACAGGCAGCGGTAAGTCCCGCCCTGAGGGGGCGGACCTAGACCTAGAAAATAACACTTCAGCCTCTAAAGACGAGCCGGGCTGAGGACTCGTGCTTCAGCTCAGACTGGGTGACCGTCGGTCTCATTAAAGCGTGTCTTCTGTGCAGATCGAGGTGGTTCCCTCTGCCTCCGCTCTGATCATCAAGGCTCTGAAGGAGCCTCCTCGTGACAGGAAGAAGGTCAAGAACAGTGAGTGGAGCCTTCCTGTCCCTCAAACATGGCTGCCGGGTGCCGCTGGGCCGCGTCtcattcttttctttgtctccagTTAAACACAGCGGCAGCGTGACCTTCGACGAGATCGTGGGCATCGCTCGCGTCATGAGGCATCGCTCCATCGCCAGGGAGCTCTCTGGTAAGACGTCATGTTTGTGGTGGCCCGAGCGGCCGCAGCCTCCCGCCACTACACCCGTCTGTCCCAGTGACCGGGTGGAGTCCAGTGGAGGCTCAGAGCAAACCCGGCTTTAGGAAACAGGGCTGCTCACACCGATGGACAGCTCTGTGCCGAAAAGTCCGGAACACTTGTTTAAAGATGGCCGCTCATAATCCAGGTCATCCGCCTGAGATAATGACTTCATGTTTCCTCCATCAGGAACCATCAAAGAGATCCTGGGCACCGCTCAGTCTGTGGGCTGCACCATCGACGGCCGTCCCCCCCATGACGTCATCGATGACATCAACAGTGGCAAAGTGGAGTGTCCATCTGAGTAAACAAGCCGACAATAAAACGTTCAACTGAACAGCTGGTGTCTGTGTCATGATGTAATCTGAGTACTGAGCCGCTGAGTGGTTCAAAAGCAGCACGTGTCAGACTTAAAGTctttgtgttctggtgtctgTTTGATTTTACTGAAACTAAGTTTTAAGTAACTTACTGGTTTAATCTACGTTCCTACTCTCACCTGTGGTCCTGAACTCTGGGCAGCGACTGAAAGAATGACATCATGAATACAAGcagccgaaatgagtttccatCGAAGGggggctgggcgctcccttagagaccCCCTGGATGCCTTGCTGTGGAGGTGTTCCAGGACACAGTGGGGAGAGTCTCTAGGCCTGGGACGCCTCAGGATTCCCCGGCAGAGCCGGAGGAAGTGTCTGATGAGAGGGAAGTCCGGGCGTCcctgctgcccccgcaacccgGCCCGGATAAGGGgttaaagatggatggatgctttTCAAGTGTGTCAAAGATTCCTCTTCAGTTTTCAACTTAAAATAAacttcaaataaaaaacagggcagcagtggctcagtggtagagcagggttgtccagtaactggaaggttggtggttcgatcccaactcctccctagtcactgttgtgtccTTGCACTTCACCTGCATaccctccagtgtactcactggtgtatggcgctctttgctggctgccttaagcaatttccccattgcgggactaataaaggtttcaaatttaatttaataactaGGATTAGTAAAAACAGCATCTGTCTCTTCCATCTGATCAGTGATTTGTGTCCACCCGTCCCTGCAGCTGTCCTGTGTCCTGCCTGATGGAGAACCTCCTGCACATTTTTCAAGTTTGAGTTTGAAAAAGATTGAACACACACCAGTCActcctgcccacacacacacgtctgaagTGTTAAAGCTTTCACTGTCAGGTTTTCTGTCCTGTTCCATGTTGTAAAATAGGACTTTAGAGCTGAATGTGGGTCTGCTGCTTGGCTGCCAGCGTGCTGTGAGGAGCTCCGAGGTTCTGAAGGTGTCTGCAGACATCAgtcaccaacacacacttttatCTACAAAATATTTATTGGAACACTCAGCCAGTCACAAACATGCCTACAAAAGtagaaaaacaagaacaagatGGCGAGCGTCGACTAACCAGCCCTCACTAACGCTTCCCCTGTGGAAGAAGCCCCGCGTGTGTCATGGTGAGCCAGGTGCTTCCAGGTCTTCACTCAGACCTGAAGGCGTCTGCGTTGAACGGTCAGCCGTCCAGAGATGTTTCAGTTCAAGTGTGCTGATGAAAAGAAAATGGCGGTTTCGTTGTGCTTTTGTTGTCGTGCTGGAAGACGCCGTTCTCTCCTCCCCGCCTCCTCTGAGCTCAGCGCAGCTCTTCCTGGACgtcacctgaacgcaccacgtCTGCTCCGCGGTGAATCGTCCTCagttctccacctcctcctcctccgcctcattctcggcctcctcctccatgcgctcttcctcctcctcctcctcctcctcctcctcctcctctcggcTCTTGTCGTTCTCGGAGTCGGccttcttctctttgtctctgcGCTTCTGCTCAGAAACCTCCTTCTTCCCCTTCTGGTCCTTCTTGTACACTGCAGGACAGATGCAGCTGGTTAGGACTCAACACAGACGTGCAGAGATCAGTGTGTGAGGACAGGTGTAAACTGACTACAGGCCCAACACACACGCTCGTGTGGAAGGTAAAGCCTGATGATCCAAACTGTAATGTGTTGATGTGCCAGCGCTGAGGAGAGCACTGACTCTTAACCCCCGCCTGCCGGGCTGGCCGAGCAGGCCGCTCACCTTCCAGAGCTTCTCTGAGCGGCTCCAGGAATCGCTCAAACTCCATCTCCTCCATGGCAGCCAGGACGTCTCCGGCGTTCAGAGTTTTCCGCTTCGCCTTCATGGCGAAATTATTTGCACTAAAagccagagaagaagaacaagaagaagaagaagaagaagaagaagaagaagaagaagaagaagacttgTCTGAGGAGCTCTCTGTGTTGGAGACGTGTTGGATGGAAAGAGGAGTTTGTGAATCAGACGCTGAAGGCGTGATTTTCTTACCAGGACGTTgcatacaacacaaacacactggcaGCCTGTGAAATGGCTCGTCGTGCTTCTTTGGACACGTTCACTCCATCTGggagctgtaacacacacagacacacacacagagcggagGAGTCAAACACACCATCACACGCTGACATTTACACATTCAGCAGGAAGACGTGTTATTAACGTTGTTGGAGTTTTGCTCTGCAGCTTCGTCAGTTTGTGCACTAATCTAAGATAATCTGGGTCTGGGTCAGTATTTAGGTTTTTTTGTCCAGCAGACACTCAGATGGAAGCTCAGGCCCTCAGGACTGCAGGAACTCTGTCAGGGGGACAAAGGGCCCCTCCAGGAGCCAGCAGCTCAGTCACACACTGCATCTTGTTTAGTTTCTGGTGTGTGTCTCACCTCGAGTCAGCTGTTGGTTTTAATGTTATAACATTATTTTAACTATTGATCCATCAGCAGCTTTCAGCAGATTCTGTATGTTTAACAATCATTTCCTTGCTGCAGAGAGTGGTGCTGCAGACCCCTCAGAGTCCAGATTGGCTCAGATTATCGTGCTGATGATGAAGCTGCTGAGGTCAGCTCTGTGGCggcagcatgctaacatgctaacatgctaacggCTCCGTCCCGCACTCACCGCCTCCTTGATGATGCGCGTGATGACCGCGTTGGGCAGGTTCAGGTCCTCCGGCCTCTCCGCCATTTCTCCCGCTGATCCCGCCGGCCCCTCCCGGACTGCAGTGAGCCCCGTGACCGCCCTGCCGAGCCTCGGAGAGCAGGGTCTGTGCGATGCTAACCGATGAGCGCGCAGCCACACGGACGTGCTCGGAGCAGCTAGCCGACCCTTCGGACTGTCCCGGGTATTTCCGTGGACGGATCTCCTCTCTTCCGGGTTTCCTCCGTTAAACCTCACGCGGATGAAGCGGCTCGCGCCCCCATCGCAGTCCGTTTTGTTTTGGGACGTTTCCCGCGAACCTTCCAACCACCACGAGCCCTACTACGTCAGCGATGAACTTCGACCTCTGACGTGCTGGTGACGTGTTTCCGCCACGGCCTAACAAACtctaaaatatacaaataaaaaacaaagattttttttaaatatgagcgaaaacaacaaaaatgtattttcagaGAAGggataaaatattaaaatatgaaaGTTTCAGTAAAGAACGTCaggatgaataaataaacacgCTGTTATTCTGCTGGAATAACAACTCACCCAAAGTGAAGGTACGAGGCAGgcctttgtctcccccttctggtagTGAGAGTAATTACAACAAAGTTAAATGTCAGTATTTTCTGAAGCACACTGATACTGTGAAGCAGGGAggagcgccctctgctggcagcagtgATTGTTCTGTGGTGCTGGTGGCTGTGTGCTGATCATCCTGTGCAGATGATCTTCCGGCCTGGCTCTCAGATTCAGAGTGGAGCaggtcagggtgtgtgtgtgtgtgtgtgtgtggagggggggggggtatttaggtggtttccatggcagctgCCTTCCTCACACACGCAGCCcacactgcagtgaaacatctccGCCCACCGAGTTCAAGCCTTTGTGGCTGTTTCTGGGCAGCGCTCCAGGATAGCAAAGTTTCCTCGGCTTATCTGCGCCGGAACAATCCCTGATCTGAGCTGAGTTCACCCAGCACGCCGCAGGTAGCTGCAGCTGGAGAGGCAGGACCTGAGAGTCCAGGCAGGCAGCAGGGCTGCAGCGTGCTGGGTTTGATGAATAATAACCGATCAGGGCGGCTTACATCTCACTCTGCTCTCTTCACAGTTAACCTGGCTCTCCTGGAGATGAGAAACTTCAGTctgattatttcatttttatccATGATTGTTTAGTTAATCAACATACTAAACTATGACCACAGTAAACAAATGAAGGGATTTACCAGATGCCACTGAGGGCGTCAGATTAATCGTAGATACAATAAAATGGGTTCTTTTGTCATTTTAGTGCAAAGATACATTTAGACCAACACATGCTCAGAAATAAACAGGTCCTGTGACTGTCAGAGTCCACAAACAGGCTGCATGGAGGGTCTGTAAGGTCTGAGACCTTTGCCCAGGAGGCATCACAATCCATCACTCCACCTTCAGTCT
This portion of the Parambassis ranga chromosome 3, fParRan2.1, whole genome shotgun sequence genome encodes:
- the LOC114432973 gene encoding 60S ribosomal protein L12 isoform X1, translating into MPPKFDPSEVKIVYMRCTGGEVGATSALAPKIGPLGLSPKKVGDDIAKATGDWKGLRITVKLTIQNRQAAIEVVPSASALIIKALKEPPRDRKKVKNIKHSGSVTFDEIVGIARVMRHRSIARELSGTIKEILGTAQSVGCTIDGRPPHDVIDDINSGKVECPSE
- the LOC114432973 gene encoding 60S ribosomal protein L12 isoform X2, with translation MRCTGGEVGATSALAPKIGPLGLSPKKVGDDIAKATGDWKGLRITVKLTIQNRQAAIEVVPSASALIIKALKEPPRDRKKVKNIKHSGSVTFDEIVGIARVMRHRSIARELSGTIKEILGTAQSVGCTIDGRPPHDVIDDINSGKVECPSE
- the LOC114432974 gene encoding DNA polymerase epsilon subunit 3-like; translated protein: MAERPEDLNLPNAVITRIIKEALPDGVNVSKEARRAISQAASVFVLYATSCANNFAMKAKRKTLNAGDVLAAMEEMEFERFLEPLREALEVYKKDQKGKKEVSEQKRRDKEKKADSENDKSREEEEEEEEEEEEERMEEEAENEAEEEEVEN